aaataaaagataaacTGGTTCACTTGACCGTTAGTACGCATTAATGAGATGGACTGTGAAATGGTCAGTATTTCAGTGTGTGGATTAGGAACCGATTTAAATTAAACCCTGTTATAGTTTGTTCCATTAATTCAAAGTAGTAAGTGCATGTTTTATCAGAATATCACATGGTTTATATATGGTGGGTCTGGTCTTGCACTCCTAATGTAGGCAAAACTCACATGGACCTCTGTGAGAGCTTTTCTCCTGAAGGCTGTGGGGGATGCCTTTCTGTTCATTTAGAACTAGTTATGGAAACGTATGCTACAAGCTGCTGTAAGTCCTACTATGTCAAAAGTTAGTCCTCTGTAGTCCTGGTTATGCCCTGCATCATGTAAGACACTCatgtaagcatttttttttttttttaagtttcacaAACCATAAGAGATATAAAGTTCTGGCTGTATGATAATCTCTATAGAGAAGGTGCAGATTATTGTAAAGGTTTCTCTTTTATTGGCATGAGTTTGGGATGACTGCATTATGCACAAATGGTAAACCTTATTCCCTGATTAAGAAATAAAGACCTTTCTGATGGTTTTCATGACTGTCCATGCAGTATACCTTTACATATTTTACAACAAATCAAGTTCTAGCAGTAATTCTGTAGGCAGGTAGAACATGTTGTAGCATAGTTATTCATTCCAGCAAAGGAAGCAAGTTCCAGTCATGACTTTCAGACAGAAATCCAGCTCCAGGTGGGTGAGGTTGTTGTATCTTCAAGGAAAATTTTGAAGCCTTAAATTCAATTAGGTACAGTGTCTGTTCCCTGGGAGCAGCCTGAAATCCAGCAGATTAATTCAGAGCAGCACATGCTCTGTCATTCTGTAGGCAAGGGAGAGCTGTAGGACATGTGCTTGCATTTTCACAATTGCTCCGTGCAGATCTAGGTGCTCGCACTTAAATATTCAGACCTTGTGCTGTTGATGTCAGTAGGAGCAGGGTTAGCTCCACTCTGagtcattttgaaaatgcttgtcCTGTTGTaccttccagctctgcagatggGAACCAGTGGTAGCCGATGCagtgctgccttcctgcctcaGCAAACAGCCCCATCTCAGTCCCATGGGAACAAGCCTGTTGACTTAACTTAGCTGTTAACTCTCAGCCGTATGGGTACTGTCCCAAATTATAACCACTGATGTATTTCACTGCTGATCAGATTAAGAGACGTGCTCAGTTAACGTACCTCCATAAACAGGTTGTTATCAGGGCAATGGCCAGTTTTGCACTTGCTGCTAGGAATGTTTATAATTGGGAAATGAGTTAATGCAGCTTTCCCGGGGTTTTCAGCTGGCTTTCAACTTCCCCTTTTGAAAAAGCGGAAGGATGGTCCATCCCTTCTTCACTTGCAGCTATCTTTAGGAGGCACATTTTGCACACCTGCCTGCCCAGTAAGGCTATATATTGCTGATGGAGTCGTCAGTGCTCACTCAAAATGAGGGCGAGGCATCATAGCAAAAGAACCGTGAAAATACGTAATTGCAGGCTACTGCCTTGTCAAGCATGTAACAGCAGAGCATGAACATCCTGCAACTTCACGTGcaggagctgaaaaaaaaatgcagtgaaaactGATGCAGTGGTTCTGCTGGAAGGACTGGAGTCCTTATGTGATGCTGGAAGTTAGGGGGGCGGTGTGCGGCGTGTCCGTCCCGCTGCTGGGCTTGCAGTAATGCTGATGGGTGCATCAGCATTCAACACTGAAGTCTCTTTTTCGTCTCAGACGTTTTGAGTTATATCCAGTAGAGAGAAATTAGACTGACAAAATAATTGCACCAATATTTATACCTTCCAAATAtcaattttatattaaaaaattatctatCTCTGTATATAGTCCTAACAGGTAGCAGACTTTTACGATGTTGACGTGTATGAAAATTTCACTAATTTCCAAACTAGTAATACATGAGGTGTGTCACTCTTCGGGTATTGAGTGATAATGCCCTAAAAAGCCTTGGCTGTACTACTaagcaagtaaataaataaaattgcaaCAATTTACCAGagctttgaatattttttgttcCAGCAGAGAAGCTTTGTGGTGATGAAGTAGCAGACAAGTATTTATTCCCCATGTTTTACTGAACTTTAAAAGCCTGTCCTGTGCCTTGGGCTGTCTCCTTTCTCTTAAACAGGAATTTTGGATCCAAGTAGTATAGGATCCAGGGTGTCTATGGTGGAGCCTGGTGTTCCTTGGGTATGACACCCTGCCTTTTCTCGCAGCGGTAACCACTAGATGTCAGATGAGGTCCAAGCACCTCTGTCATGCAGCTGCTGGCCAGTGTTTTTCCTTTGGGATTTCAAGATTTACACATACAAAACTTGAaccctttctcttttgtttcttttcttacctGTCTTGTCAGCGACACACTGCTAAGGAAGAGGGCAGACTTTCATTTTTGTGATTTTGCAACAGCTCTTAGAGCATGTAGTACTGTTCACACACAGCAGTTTGCCATCAGTGACATAAGCAAGGCCTCCCTTGGCTCTGGATTGAATTAAGCTTAAATATAAACTACCAAAAAatcaaaaattacattttgaacaAAGTCAGATTGGCAttcctttcttcagcttttaatttctAGGAGGTTTTGGTAGTTGTTTTGGGAGGAGCACTACAGAAAAGAGGATAGTCCATTTCCCTAGAAGCTTTAAACCTCTAGCGCTTCATCTTCAATAACCTTGATTGAAATCTGTCACCTTAAGTCCCGTGTCTGCTGTTCTCACTCCAAAGCAGTGGTGCATTGCTGCAAAGCATTGCTACCAACTCTCCATCTTGAGGCAGGTGGAAGTTCTCCATCTCTCTCAAAAATCACGTCCTGCATTCAGATGCCAGGCTTGTTTCCCAAAACATGAATCAGCTCATGAACTCCGTAAACTCAGCTTGTTTATCAGATGGATCATTACTCCTTCCACAAATTTGCTTCTAAAATTATGCTTTGTGGTACCTAGTAACTATGGGACAGTTGGTGGAAACACTAAGCAGTGTATCATATGGAGTTAGGCGTTGCATCTCACTGTGAACTAACCCATCGCCAGCAGTGAGATCTACAAGTTGCGTTTCATTTCTCACATCACAAGATGAGCTATGAGGAAACAGGAAGAAGCATGTGAATTAAGTGGCTTCCAGTAATGCATGGTCTGTAAAGCAGTTTTAGATTTAGTACAAACAATTGTAATTATGAAATTAGTTTTCATGACAGAGTTTGTGGTCGTTCTGCATAAGAAGCAGTGATCCAGCTATTAATTGAGCAGAATCCGAACAGTCCTGGAGGtatcttttttaatattactggTTGTATAATTTTGCCTTGCATACAGGGAAGTCCCCATGTTAAAATAACAAGAAACCAAATTTAAATGACCATGTTTCTGATCTCAACACCTGCAAAGCACCATACTTGAGATTCAGGGGAAAGCTATAGttagtatttgatttttttaatgcagtcagggcaagcttttttctttacagctaATAAGGGGTGTTGCTGGGGACCCTCATGCTCTCCCAGTGGGAGGCAGGGGTCCATCTCCAGCCTACCCTGGGGTTTCCCCATGCTTGGGGTCCCCCGTGACCAGTGCTCCCATGCAGTGCTGTGCCCAGGTATGGCAGTGAGCAGAGCCATGGTGCTGAAGCGGGTTCAGGCCCTCAAGGGCCTATTGACGGCAGATTTTAGGGAAGCTGCAGGTGACTGAAAGGAAATGGTGATGCAAGGGCAGGAGCCCCGGGTGCATGGGACGGTCTCCCAGCCATACAGAGGACTGTGGTGCCATCCCTGAGCTCAGGGAGCATGTTACATGCTTCATTCAGCCCGTCCAGTTCTGCTCGAGAGGGTAAAGACTCCTCTGGTTGCCATTGCCAAGGCATTTGCCTGTCCTTGACCCTCTGCGAAGTGGGCGCTGCAGCACCCTGTGCCATCACGGGGCAGCATCAGTGGTCAGAGGGACCACTTGGCTATCGGGGCAGCTGACCTGGCCCTGAACGTTCGCTGTCCTGATTTCAGAGGTGCGTACAGAGCATCCCCAAGGTCTCCCTGCTGCCTGactcctcccccagccctggagctgctggaggggctgggctggagacTCCCCACGGGAAACACTGACTCAATACAAACCACAGCGGGTAAACAATTACAGGCACAATTGCAGTGGGACTTCCGCTTTCCCTGGAGCTTTAGCAGCgaagcagagctgtgcaaaagcagaggggaggagaggacacCAAGACgcccggggaggcaggagcaggggccgGAGTGGgacactgcagctgggagcagctATGGGGGATGACTTCATCCGGCACATCGAGCTCCTGGGCTACGAGAAAAGGTTTTTCCCCAGCCAGCACTATGTGAGTACACAGCAATCTTCTGACAAGCTGAGCAGCAAGGACTGGCGGGGGTAAAAAGCCTGGCCAGCATGTTTCTTTAGATAAATGTGAATGAGGGCTTAAGAACATCCTTTTTTCAGGGGGTCATAGCAGCTGGCATGAACTGGAGGCAGCCAGAGGCTAAAATATCCTGAACACACAAGATTTTGGGCACCTTCTTTGCAAGCTGTTGGTTACTTCACAGGCTTGGAGAGGGCTTTTCCCTCTGATTCCCACCTGTCTGCAAGTTTCTGTCTCCTCTGTGTCCCTGCTGAGCTTCCCTAGCACCCCGCTGCCTGGGCAGAGCTACTCGCATTGGGGTGGTGGAAGAAAAGCGTGCAGTTTATCTGAAATGGAAACGTCCATGAGGCTCCCCGGGGGCTTTGGCCACAGCGGAGCGCGGGGTCCTGTGCTCacccacagagctgcagcacctCTGCTTTGCCTCTCAGGTCTACATGTTCCTGGTGAAGTGGAATGACCTCTCTGAAAAGCTCGTCTACCGCCGCTTTACTGAGATATACGAGTTCCACGTGAGTCATCCCAGGGCAGGCACTGGCCCCTGGCCCAGCGCACCAGGGCTTGGGATGGGGAAAAACAGGAGGGCGAATTCCAGCTGAAATTGCCTCAAAACAAACCTGGCTCACAAGAGGCTCCTGGGTCCCTGTGTTTCAATGTCCTTTGCCCCTTGAAGTGGGGAGCAACCAGCTCTGTGCTCCCCTGTCAGGTTTCTCCCAGCGTCAAGGTGCGGGATCCAGCCAGCAAATGCCAGCAGGCAGCGGGGTGAGCGCTGAGAAGGGGGGGCAAAATGCAGGCAGGAGTGCGGGTGCCATGGGGGGATCCCCCAGTGCCATCTTCACAGCCATGCCTGGCTCTGCTCCACAGAAAGCGCTGAAGGAGATGTTCCCCATTGAATCCGGGGACATCAACATGGAGAAACGGATCATCCCACCCTTGCCAGGTGAGGGGCaggcgctggggctgggggctgaaATAGCAATTGCAGCTGGTTGGGAAATTCCCCAGCGGCTTGCACTCTGCCGGCTGCCTCCCACGCAGGTGCTTGGTGCGATTTTGGTTCCTGCCCACTGGGCTTGAAATCAAAACTACAGCAAGGTCtgtctgagcagcagcagtggtttCTCCTAACACTCACCAGCCCTGCAGGCCCTGTTATTCCTCCCTGGGGATGCTTCCCAGAGAATTGGGTGCGACCCCTGGCTGGTGCAAAGGGTCTGGCTTCGGAAAGCCtgagctgtgctgagctgagcCCTCCTTTGGTGATACCACCAGTGGGATCAGTTTTTACTGCCGTTATGGCAACACAGATATTTTGTAAGAGTAAGCAATGCAATATGTCTTCAATGACAGGGAATTAACTCCTGATCCAAAGTGCTGACGGTTTGTCTCCAAGCATGGTGCATGTCAGCAAAATTCccccttttatttaatttcctgcTTTAAAGGAGGCAGGAAGGAGCATGAGAAATACCTGCAGGTTGTTGTCAACACTTCTCAAGGAGGAATAAACCTGCACCGCGAAGCAGTGTGGGTGCCATGTGGGGAGACTCCCCTTGGGGCCGGACTAACACCGCCATGCCGGGACCCTTCCTATGTGCTGCCACTGCCGTGCAGGGCTGTTCAGAGCATCCTCGTCCCGTTTGGGGAACTGAAAGCACTGGGGACAAGACGCACATCGGATGgctgcagggggtgcaggggtgccaCTGGCCGCACACATGCACCCCGATGCAGGCTTCAAGACTGCTGTGGGTCAAGGCTGCCAGTGGCATTTTGGAGCCCGGGGGTTAAGAGTGGCTGTTGCAGTATGTGTGCCGTGGccagtgggatggagggatgTGCATGTCTCCCCTAGCCATGGGCTGGTCCCCTGAGTCCCTCCTTGTGCCCCGGTGCAGTCGCTGCATTTGTGGCCCAGCGGCTGGGCTTAGTCTGAGCATGTATGTGGGAGTTATCCCATAACCGAACTGGGGTCAAACAGGGTCTTTTCTGGGGTTGCATGAGCTCTGCAAGagtccacaggctgcagggggtGAGTCTGGCTGCACAGTGCTCTCCTCAATGCTGACCACAGCACCCGGGCTGGGTGCCACACCACACTTGCCTCCCCAGACACACTGCCAAAACGAGGaacccacagctgcagcacttCTGCAAAACAGCCATGGCCCTGCAGTCAGCTTCTCCCCAGCTTTTTCGGCACCATGCATGGCCCCCTGCGTGCCTGCCATGGCCAGGGCCAGAGCAGCAAGGGAGGACACTGGGCCACCCTCCCCCAGAGCTTTGCCTTATGGCACCACGCTGCCATGCAGCACCCTGGGGCCAAATCCACTTGTTTTCAGGGCAAAATTAATGATTCGGAGCAGCCTGCTTGGGAAATTCATAAAAACAGGGCACtctgtctgctttttcccctcaccCTCAGCCCCAAAGTGGTTTGATGGGCAGCGCTCAacccagagcaggcagggcacgcTGGCTGAGTACTGCTACGCACTGGTCAACCTGCCCCACAAGATCTCCCGGTGCCTGCATGTGGTGAACTTCTTCAAGGTCCGTCCCGACGACACAAACCCCGTCACGGACAGCCAGTGAGTCCAGCTGCCTGCCGCTTTGGGGGAATCCtgcgtccccagccccaggcgctGGCAGCAGCTTGCAGGGAGGGCACCGCTGCTGGCTGTGAGGGGTGGTCAGCACTGAGCTACCTTTGCTCTGACCCATCTAGGATCAAGAAGCCTGAGGTCTTCCTCCTGCCCAAGGATTCCAAGAAAAACCCCACTGGTAAGAGGCCTTGGAGGGGTGCAAGTGGCTGCCTCAGCGGCAGCAAAGCCTGACCAGGAGAGGGGCAGCCATCCCGCGGCAGATGCCCTGACCAAGAACACAGTCTCTgtgccagagctgcagctgggaggaaaCCACAGCTCTGGGGGGAAGGAGTCCCTGTCCTGGGATCCAGCTGGTCTGAGACCAGAAGAGGCTGGGAGAGTGCTTTGGGCTGTCCTGGAGCTGCTTTTGGCCTGCCTGAAATAGGGTATTTCTGCacaggggctgggagagggaacATCTCTCACTTCTCTCCCACAGACATCACGGGCCCCATTGTCCTGCAAACCTACCGAGCTGTTGCTGACTATGAGAAGAGCTCCAAATCTGAGATGGCTATAAAAGCTGGGGACATGGTGGACGTAGTGGAGAAGAGCGAGAGTGGTATGTGTCTGTCCCTCCAGAGAGCCCCCGAGGGCCAGCCTTCTCCTGGCCACCATTTCAGCGGGGACGTGGACTGCCCTTGCATCTTGTGTCCAAGTGCGGTGGTCCTGGGAGTTGGTTATGCCAGTGCACGGGTTAAGGGGTAGGTGGTTGTATGAGGGTCTCCTGATGGAAAGGAGAAGCTCAGAGCaaatgcagccagcagcactgaaCCTCTTGGCACTTCCCACCCCCTTGGGACATGTTTCACATTCCCATGGAGCCATGTGACAGTCAGTTTTGGCTGGGGAGGGTGTGGGGCAATCCTAGAAAACCCTGCAACCTCCTCCTCACACGCCTCAGCCTGTGAGGTTTCCTGCCCCGGCAGAAACAGGAGGAAGTGGCCAAGCTCCCTGGTTGCACCATGTAAACAGAGACCAGCCCCGGCACCATCCCTTCCATCCAGGCCACATGGATGCCTGCGACTACCCCGGCCAGGGACAGACCCGGCGCTGGTGCCCCCTCAGTGCCCCCACAACACCCTCTATTCTTGCCCACGGCTACTTTTGTTGCAGGCTGGTGGTTTTGCCAGTTGAAGAATAAACGGGGCTGGGTGCCAGCTGCCTATCTGGAGCCAATGGATGGTCCTGATGAGTCTGAAGAGCAGGAGCCCAACTATGCAGGTAAAATGTTGGGGTAACCAGGGTGTGCACCAGAGCACAGCCTGCCACTGCTCCCTGCTGGGATGGTTCATTGCAAGGCCTCCACTGGGcagtccatgctgcagcaggaccGCTGGCCACAGAGATATTGCTGTAGAAGCTGCCAGGAGGGATAAATCTCATAGTTCAGTGCTTTACTCTCAACATCAGGAGCTTCCCATGACCTGCAACTCAGCATTAGATGCTTGTTTTGGCTGATCACAGATGCACATCTTCATCTAGTGGCTATCCTGAGCTAGCTGGGTGCATGCTGAGTTGCTGGGTTAGCAAAGGAGCACGGTGCAGCATCTGAACTGAGCTGCAGGCTTTCCCTAGCACTTGGCTTCTGTGCTGTCCTTAGCAGCACTCCACATCGCCCCACCGTGTCGGTGGGGCCTTATCtcacagagcagagggaggatCCTGCAGACTCATCAGTCAGTGCTCTTCAGGCTTTGTCTTCGTGGTTTTCAAAACAGACTCTATTAGTGCAACGCTTCCTTCTTCCTCATTCAATCACCTGAATTATAAACATGCTCTTGGTGTACTTCCACGGCTTGCATTCACCATCTTTCTCCTGGAGAGGTGCTGGAGGGGCTGGCTTGAGCCACAGGCACCGACAAGGCTGGGGCAAGTCTGAATCCAAACTTGGAGACCTGAAGCACCCTGGGTCTTGCCTAAAACATAGGGTAGATGCTCTGGTGCCTCCTCTCCTCGGCAGCTGGAGAGGAtgtgccccatccctggtgtGATAGCACACAACCTGCTGTCCTGATTTTGTGTGCAGGTGAGGAGTACATTGTCCAGAAAAGCTACACAGCCATGGAGGAGGATGAGCTGAGCCTCAAGGAGGGTGATACCATCGAAGTCATCCACAAGCTCCTCGATGGCTGGTGGGTCATCAGGTGAGAGATGCCACGAACAAATAAGGCAAGTGGGAtttgggcagagggaagggatgaaCCAGCAGTTCTCCACACAGGGGCTGTGAAAGCCACAGACTGTTTGGTGCTGCTGCACTTCCTTTTGCAGGGCTGCTTCTAGTAGCCTGTGGCTTTGCCAAATGTTAAACATTGCAGCTGGGGCTTTGTCTGCTGGGGGCTTCAGAAATATCCAAAAAAGAGGccggtggaaaaaaaaaagtctgttatTTTGCCTTCAAGTATTCTGGcacattttgctttgcaaaacctCAGCTTTCATCCCAGCCCTGGCCTGCCCTGCAAACTCGGGCTTTCCCAAGGGGAACCCCAGCTGCATTTGTACTCTGGAGGGTC
This window of the Pelecanus crispus isolate bPelCri1 chromosome 12, bPelCri1.pri, whole genome shotgun sequence genome carries:
- the NCF1 gene encoding neutrophil cytosol factor 1 — protein: MGDDFIRHIELLGYEKRFFPSQHYVYMFLVKWNDLSEKLVYRRFTEIYEFHKALKEMFPIESGDINMEKRIIPPLPAPKWFDGQRSTQSRQGTLAEYCYALVNLPHKISRCLHVVNFFKVRPDDTNPVTDSQIKKPEVFLLPKDSKKNPTDITGPIVLQTYRAVADYEKSSKSEMAIKAGDMVDVVEKSESGWWFCQLKNKRGWVPAAYLEPMDGPDESEEQEPNYAGEEYIVQKSYTAMEEDELSLKEGDTIEVIHKLLDGWWVIRKDETTGYYPSMYLQKAGEANTSVKSELRNRSAPPRRSTIRNAKSIHKQSRKQISQETYRRNSKKYIQSRRNMKEKFQNKANVIIEKNEQEENKPKAQPAVPPRPSKDLILNRCTESTRRKIL